The genomic stretch TAATTAATGACTTCACGTACTGTGCATAACTGCATGTATATCTTGGGAAAAATGATGCTTTTCCCAACTTGTTTTATTTATTCTCAAACTTCTGTCCTTTTCCCAACTAATGCCTCAGCTTAGTAATTAGTAAATCCATCTCCATTCCCCAAACCTAATCTAATCTTTCTTTAAACTTTACACAAAAACAAACCTAATCACCATTTCGAATATTCTTAAACTGGGATCAGACCATGATTCATTTAATGAACCCCAACAAACAATACCAACCAATTCTTACagtaaaatagatttttttaattaatttaaaaatttaattttaatatactgttaacataattatataatataatataactgttaacaaaactaaatattttttttatattaatcacttaaataattatttaaaaaaacgaatataattaaatataatgtaaaatattttacattataAATGCATTGAAAACACTCTCTTGATTCAATGCATTAACAATGTTTTagtaagtttttattttaattttttattgaagcATCTAATTTCCTCCGTCTACATCACCGGCCGACGCCGTCACCGACTCACTGTCACCGGcaacccctctctctctctctgtgtcACACACTGACACACATGCATTGCTTTTAATTAATGAcgaattaattaataattaattgaaaACTCTTCTTACCAATTTTTTccccaaaaaaaagaaaaaggaaaaaaaaaacactgaACCATCTTCATCTATCGCTTGCTTCACACTCTTCAGCACTCAACCACCAAGAATGAGCAGCACCCTCACCTCTCACCGCTAAACCAAACCaaaagtttgaatctttgaaCAAAACGAGCTCCTGGGTAGGTCTTActtttttagagagagaaggttctagagagagaaaaaaacactgcaattttttttttctttttttcttctacgctttttcattttttgtgaTGTCATGGCACAGCAAAGGCAATCGGGGATGGAGAGGTTTGGGGTGAGAGGGGATCCACTCTACCCCAACGGTGGTTCTGCCGATCACGTTGCCGTCGGGATTCGCGGCGGAGCCGTTGGCGTCGCCAATCACAAGCAGAATCGGCACCGGCGATCGGCGCGATCCGAAAGGGGCTGGCGGGTTCCGGTTCCGGCGATCCTCGTCTTCCTGTTCCTCGTACTCGTCCTCACTGTCGTCACGTTTTCTTACATTTCTAGAGAAGGTgaagcttcttcttcttgctcttgaaccagtgttttttactctttttttcatttttttgaagTGTGATCGCAATGACAGCTTTTCTTTTTTGTGCTTTGTTGAGTGAGATTGTAAATCTGCATGGTATGTTTTTGCATGtgttttgagtttgatttattGTTTGGTTGCTGGTTGAAGTTTGAATCTGAAGGTTTTGAtgtataagtttttttttttgggaagagaaaaaggggggggggggggggggcgcTTCAACTTGTTGCATTGGGGTTTTTGGGAAGCTAATAGATCTTCTGGTTTCAtcagcttttttatttttgtgccAGTGACCGGAATAATAATGTGTCAACCCAAGTATTTGCTTGATCATCAATCATTATTATTCTTATGCTTCAAGTCTTGAAGGGGAATTCGAAATTGTTTGTCGAATGAACTTTTGAGCTGAGGTTGTTTTATGTTTTAGCTTTTGTTCTTCGTTATGCAAATGGATTGGTTTCTGTCATTTTAAGACTGCCAATCTTTGGTTGCAGAAATAAGTAATGGTGGTGATATTGCCGATGATTCAAAGGCCGAGTCTGATTTTCTTACAAATATACCACGGATAGAGAAGAAAGTTCTTGAGTTTGGCCAGGGTTCTGGGGGACATGGTCGAGATTCGAGATATTGGGATAGGGATGATAGGAGAAGGGATGATGATTACAATGAGGATATGATGAAGCAGACTGGTGGGGATACTGACGATGGAAAAGCCGAAGTTGTTTTActtaagaagaagaagaatgatgtTAAGTCTTCTCAGGGTTATTCTGACACAGGTGTAAAGCGAAAAGGCAGTGGCTTATATAATGAAGCTGGACGCCATGAATTGAGAAGGTATGAAGAGGAATATGAGGCCTCTTTGAAGAATGCAGGACGCTTAGGAGAAGGTGATGGCAAAATGTCACATGATTCTGACCCAAACAAGAAGAATGCAATGGATGATATTGATGATGACTATGATGACTTTTTCGATTTCCATGAATCTGAAGTCGATGACTCTGACAACAGTAAACATGTTAGAGGGAAGGTTTCTAGTTCCAATGTACTAGCATTGGACAATGGATTCCAACAAGAATCCCATGATTCCTTTGATGCTGGAACTAATGACGATGATATTTCTGAGGGTGATGGAGGAGCATCTTtctcaaacaaaagaaaagcaagctCAAGCAAAAAGTCTCAACCGGAAACAAAAAGGAAATCCAGGCACCGTAAGTTTTCAGGTGACcttcatatttattttatggGGGTTTCAGTTGAACTCCTAAAATATCTGTGGTTGAATGGCTTCCTTTGGAAAGTTATTTCTGATGCTTCCCTGAATGTTGTTTGCTGAGAGACATTGAGATGATTTTCTAACCAATCACATCGACAAACCCTGTTTATATAAGATTAGATTTTTCTCTTGTGCTATTCCCACTCGTCACATACTGCTCTCTCAATTTGCCTTAGGTTGACATTgatttttgttgattttaaaGTTTATTCAAAACCAGTTTTCACACAAATTGGTCTACTTTACAAACacttccaatttttatttatttatttatctatctaTTTGGTATGTTATGGGGCTTTTATGGCTATAGTGGAAACTTAAACCACTATATCTAACTGGTTATATTTTGAACTTTTCCATAGCTTCTCTAGATTCACAAAACATCCTTAGAACCACTGTCTAGCTTTCAAATATTTGTGAATGGGAATGTTTCTTCTtctcttataaaaaaatatctataaagAGAAGTATGCAAAACTCTTTAACCTGCCTGCACATGACCTATTTTCAGGATCCTGTGAGATGAAGCTGTTAAACTCAACTACACAACTTGTAGAGCCACTAGAAAGCCGAAAATTTGCACGATTTAACTTACACTACACAGAGACAGAAGAGAAGCCTGAGGGCGTGGAGGAGTGGGTGCCCAGATTTGGTGGCCATCAGAGCTTGGAAGAGAGGGAAAATTCATTTTTTGCACGTGATCAGAATATAAACTGTGGTTTTGTTCGAGGTCCTCAGGGTTACCCTAGCACTGGATTTGACTTGGCAGAAGATGATGCAAGTTACATTAGCAGATGCCATATTGCTGTGATTTCGTGCATATTTGGCAATTCTGATCGGTTGAGGGTTCCAGCCTACAAAACGGTAATGGTTCTAAAGAATCTGATATTTCTTTTTGTGGGACTTCAAAAGGATTTGGAGGTTAACATTCACATGATGTGATTTTTATAGTAAACTAATAATCCATATTTTTAGTtccatttaattttaaaatggtAGTATGTGAAGTTATTATAGTCTATAAGTGGATATTTTGTGTTTAGGGTTGGCTGTCAGCATAACCTGCATTTATGTCTGGTCCTCTCTAAGTGTTGCCTTGTGTAATTTGTCGCCTGCATCCTTAGTATCATATACCCTGTTTGGGAGATGGACTTCTAAAGATACCAATAACCTGCTTATGTTTGTGTTCACATAATTCTAGTGTAGAAAGCTTAGACACAATGAATTTTGGACAATGAAATAATAAGGAGATCTTGAGAAATTAATTGGAATGTCACCATCAACTGTAGCAACTCAAAATATGAACATACATGAGCCCATTGATTTGTGTTCTCAATTTCTTGTGCTTCCTATTTTGAAGATCTTGTGAAGGAAATATCTAATGGCATTGGAAACATAAGACTCTTACAACATAGCTAGTTATCAATTATCACATAGTTATTTCACTCATGCTTCTCTTCTCAGTCCATAAGATGTTTGGCCACGTAGCTAGGGAAAAATAAATATCTCATTACTGTTCTAATGTCCAACTTTGTATTCCTTTAATTTGGTAAATTGCATTGGGAAAGGTGGGGCAAAAGGTTGAGCATTAACAACAGATTTGATCATTACTTACTATTCTCAACATATATCTCTCTAGTGCTGAATATGTGCTGTTGCTACTATTAAAATGTCTTTGAACTGAGTTGTTGTTGTAAACTTGCAAATATTAAAATGTTGTCTTTTTGAGGTCAGAGGTTCCTATGTGTGATCAATCATCAACTGTTGATATGATTGTCATAGAGCATACTTTGTTACATTCACATAGTCATTGTGATTTCAGATCACTCGTTTGTCAAGGAAGAATGTGTGCTTTGTGATGTTTACCGATGAGATTACAGTACGAACCCTTACTGCCGAAGGGCATGTGCCTGATAGGATGGGTTTCATTGGCTTTTGGAAGTTAGTGGTAGTGAAGAACCTGCCTTATGACGATATGCGGAGAGTGGGTAAAATACCTAAGTTATTGCCACATcggcttttcccttttgctaggTGAGGATGAGCCTGATGCCTGATGTGTTGTTCTTTTGATTTCAACAGTACTGGTTTGAATTCTATTTAAATTGTGGTTTTTGCTGgttttctttcaaattttgtTTCAGGTATTCGATTTGGTTGGACAGCAAATTACGTCTTCAGCTTGATCCATATCTGATCTTAGAGTACTTCTTGTGGCGAAAGGGTTATGAATTTGCGATATCCAATCACTATGATCGGCATTGTGTGTGGGAAGAGGTAGCACAAAACAAGAAACTAAACAAGTATAACCACACAGTTATAGATGAACAATTCGCATTTTACAAGGCCGATGGACTGCAAAGATTTAATGCATCAGATCCAAACAAGCTTCTCCCAAGCAGTATGTTATTGTTTTAAGGGTTTGCTCTCTTCCAGTTCTCCAAAATTGTTGATTAATGTACTTATTTTCTTCTTGCTGGCAGATGTACCTGAAGGTTCCTTTATTATAAGGGCACACACCCCAATGTCAAATTTGTTCTCATGTCTTTGGTTCAACGAAGTCGACCGGTTTACTCCTCGTGATCAGCTAAGTTTTGCATACACTTATCAGAAGCTGAGAAGGATGAATCCAGACAAACCCTTTCATCTTAACATGTTCAAGgtcagaaaagaaaaaaaaaagaaaagaaagaacaaataaataaacatatcTTACCTATGAATGTGGATTTCATGGTTTATGTTCTTTTCATGACCAGGATTGTGAAAGAAGACACATAGCCAAGTTGTTCCGACATAGGATGGACGAGAAGAGGCGCGCGGCACAAAAAGCAACAGAATAAGACAAGATTATATTGACAGTTTCATTGCTAGTGAGCTTGATATGATGATGTACTTGGCCAAGTGTGTTCTATATCTGTTGAATTTGTGATTTTTATGCAGGCCATCTACTTCAGAATTTGTGTCACAGTTCAGTGACTTGATGATTCTTCTACCTACCACAGGTGTTTCCAAAAGAAGCAAAAGGTTTCTGAAAAAATATGATCTACAATACAAATGATTCATCATCCATGGAATATAAtttttgtggtattttttaGTCATACCTCTTTGTAATCCATCCCAATTCATTTATACCTTGGGAGATGAGCAAAAACGTTAAATGACCTCATTGACCATCCTTAGTCTGAATTCTAAATTGGGGATTGTTTTGTTGTATGTAGAAAATTTTGATAGGTCATTCATAGTCAATCATGTTAGATATTTGACTTGTGATTCATGCCATTGATTTCATTACTTGAATATTTCATTATAAATTTCATGTATTATTTCCTCTCATCCCTAACCTTCTCAGACTCAATTTATGTGGAGCCCTACCCTATGATTGTCTTTGTAGAATCGAAGTTAGATCTTCGATGTTAAAGAAAAGAATGACTTAGAAACTAAAACTTGAAATATTCAATACTAAAACTAATAAGATCATTCATCATTGAACGTACCTTGGATCTAAATGATGCGTTTTTGGATGATTGGTCCAAAAGTTTTTTGTGAAAAGCCATGCCattctaataaaaaat from Arachis stenosperma cultivar V10309 chromosome 9, arast.V10309.gnm1.PFL2, whole genome shotgun sequence encodes the following:
- the LOC130951741 gene encoding uncharacterized protein LOC130951741 isoform X3, which encodes MERFGVRGDPLYPNGGSADHVAVGIRGGAVGVANHKQNRHRRSARSERGWRVPVPAILVFLFLVLVLTVVTFSYISREEISNGGDIADDSKAESDFLTNIPRIEKKVLEFGQGSGGHGRDSRYWDRDDRRRDDDYNEDMMKQTGGDTDDGKAEVVLLKKKKNDVKSSQGYSDTGVKRKGSGLYNEAGRHELRRYEEEYEASLKNAGRLGEGDGKMSHDSDPNKKNAMDDIDDDYDDFFDFHESEVDDSDNSKHVRGKVSSSNVLALDNGFQQESHDSFDAGTNDDDISEGDGGASFSNKRKASSSKKSQPETKRKSRHRKFSGSCEMKLLNSTTQLVEPLESRKFARFNLHYTETEEKPEGVEEWVPRFGGHQSLEERENSFFARDQNINCGFVRGPQGYPSTGFDLAEDDASYISRCHIAVISCIFGNSDRLRVPAYKTITRLSRKNVCFVMFTDEITVRTLTAEGHVPDRMGFIGFWKLVVVKNLPYDDMRRVGKIPKLLPHRLFPFARYSIWLDSKLRLQLDPYLILEYFLWRKGYEFAISNHYDRHCVWEEVAQNKKLNKYNHTVIDEQFAFYKADGLQRFNASDPNKLLPSNVPEGSFIIRAHTPMSNLFSCLWFNEVDRFTPRDQLSFAYTYQKLRRMNPDKPFHLNMFKDCERRHIAKLFRHRMDEKRRAAQKATE
- the LOC130951741 gene encoding uncharacterized protein LOC130951741 isoform X1, with translation MAQQRQSGMERFGVRGDPLYPNGGSADHVAVGIRGGAVGVANHKQNRHRRSARSERGWRVPVPAILVFLFLVLVLTVVTFSYISREEISNGGDIADDSKAESDFLTNIPRIEKKVLEFGQGSGGHGRDSRYWDRDDRRRDDDYNEDMMKQTGGDTDDGKAEVVLLKKKKNDVKSSQGYSDTGVKRKGSGLYNEAGRHELRRYEEEYEASLKNAGRLGEGDGKMSHDSDPNKKNAMDDIDDDYDDFFDFHESEVDDSDNSKHVRGKVSSSNVLALDNGFQQESHDSFDAGTNDDDISEGDGGASFSNKRKASSSKKSQPETKRKSRHRKFSGSCEMKLLNSTTQLVEPLESRKFARFNLHYTETEEKPEGVEEWVPRFGGHQSLEERENSFFARDQNINCGFVRGPQGYPSTGFDLAEDDASYISRCHIAVISCIFGNSDRLRVPAYKTITRLSRKNVCFVMFTDEITVRTLTAEGHVPDRMGFIGFWKLVVVKNLPYDDMRRVGKIPKLLPHRLFPFARYSIWLDSKLRLQLDPYLILEYFLWRKGYEFAISNHYDRHCVWEEVAQNKKLNKYNHTVIDEQFAFYKADGLQRFNASDPNKLLPSNVPEGSFIIRAHTPMSNLFSCLWFNEVDRFTPRDQLSFAYTYQKLRRMNPDKPFHLNMFKDCERRHIAKLFRHRMDEKRRAAQKATE
- the LOC130951741 gene encoding uncharacterized protein LOC130951741 isoform X2 gives rise to the protein MAQQRQSGMERFGVRGDPLYPNGGSADHVAVGIRGGAVGVANHKQNRHRRSARSERGWRVPVPAILVFLFLVLVLTVVTFSYISREEISNGGDIADDSKAESDFLTNIPRIEKKVLEFGQGSGGHGRDSRYWDRDDRRRDDDYNEDMMKQTGGDTDDGKAEVVLLKKKKNDVKSSQGYSDTGVKRKGSGLYNEAGRHELRRYEEEYEASLKNAGRLGEGDGKMSHDSDPNKKNAMDDIDDDYDDFFDFHESEVDDSDNSKHVRGKVSSSNVLALDNGFQQESHDSFDAGTNDDDISEGDGGASFSNKRKASSSKKSQPETKRKSRHRSCEMKLLNSTTQLVEPLESRKFARFNLHYTETEEKPEGVEEWVPRFGGHQSLEERENSFFARDQNINCGFVRGPQGYPSTGFDLAEDDASYISRCHIAVISCIFGNSDRLRVPAYKTITRLSRKNVCFVMFTDEITVRTLTAEGHVPDRMGFIGFWKLVVVKNLPYDDMRRVGKIPKLLPHRLFPFARYSIWLDSKLRLQLDPYLILEYFLWRKGYEFAISNHYDRHCVWEEVAQNKKLNKYNHTVIDEQFAFYKADGLQRFNASDPNKLLPSNVPEGSFIIRAHTPMSNLFSCLWFNEVDRFTPRDQLSFAYTYQKLRRMNPDKPFHLNMFKDCERRHIAKLFRHRMDEKRRAAQKATE